The Telopea speciosissima isolate NSW1024214 ecotype Mountain lineage chromosome 11, Tspe_v1, whole genome shotgun sequence genome includes the window GTCGTGAAAGATGGCGTTCATGGCCCTTTGAGAGGTTGCACCGGCATTCTTTAGACCGAATGGCATGACAACCCACTCGTAGGTCCCTAACACTCCTGGTCAACGAAAAGCCATTTTCGGCACGTCCTCTTCTGCTATGAATATCTAATTGTACCCTGCGTGTCCGTCCATAAAGGACATTATCTGGTCTTTAAACGCGGAGTCCACCAGCATGTCAGCTATAGGCATCGGATATTCGTCTTTCGGAGTGGCTTTGTTAAGATCCCGAAAGTCGATGCACACTCTCAGCTTGCCGTTTTTCTTAACAATAGGGACAATATTAGATAACCATTCCACATAACGGGCAGGCCTTATGAATCCCGCTTTGAGCAATCGTTCTATTTCATCCTCAACCTTTAGGACGACGTCCGGCGCCATGCGCCTGGACAATTGTTTTACTGGTCTAAAGTTATCCTTGATGGGTAGTCGGTGTTCGACCAGTTTTCGGTCTAAACCTGGCATCTCAGAATAATCCCAAGCAAAACAATCTTTATATTCCTTCAACACATTTACAAGCTCATTTCGGAATGACTggctaagtaaactactaacAAAAATAGGACGCTTGTCGTCCTCTTTTCCTAAATTAATTTCTACCAACGGGTCTTGAACTTCGGTCGGGGTTTCCTCCATCTTGGGCGACAAGGGCCATAAGTCTTGCATTCTAATTTCTGTCCTGAGCTCTGTTACCCTCCTGACCGCTGCTTCGGCCACCAAGCCTTCCTCCTTAGACATCCTTCTCTCCAGGCCGGACACCGCCAGCCTTTGTAGGATGTTCGTCACTGTTTTGTTGTTTGCTCCAATCATAACTCCCATTGGCGTCCAGTCGCCCGTCCTGGGTGGACGGCAACCCTAGTAGTCTCGGTATCTCCCTCGTATGGAAGGTCTGCTCCATTATGGTGGCCAATGTAATCAAAGATGTTGACCGCCCGTGTTCATCGGATCCTGCAAATCGGATGGGGCAACCACGCCCTCCGTACCAAATGGCATCGGCGTGACTTGCTTCTACAACGAAGGGCTTGTTATCGGCCGTGGCCACCTTGATATTCCCTCCGTCCTGCCAGAAGATGAGAATCTAGTGGAGGGACGAAGGAACACATGCGTTGGCATGGATCCAATCTCGGCCAAGCAAGGCATTGTAATGAGCTGAGGTGTCCATGACGAAGAAGGCTATCATAGAAACACATTCACCAACCCTTAATTCTATCGGGAGTACTCCTCTTGGTTTGGTGGCTCCGCCTAGGAAATTCGTTACAACACTTCTGCTGGAATGAGGTCCGCTTCGTCCTTTTCCAGTAGCCTCATCATTCTGGCTGAGAGGATGTTGACCGCGACTCCGTTGTCTACTAGAACTCGCAACACAGGCTTCCCTTCCATGTGTGACTAAACATACAAGGGCTTCAGGTGTTGATACATTTCTTTGGAGGGTCTGCCCAAGACATCCGATACTCTTCCTCGGACTATTGGGGTGTGGACCGTACATTCGGTCTCCCTGGTAATAATTGTTTGCATGCCTTCGGcctacttttccttttcctcgAGGGGAACGATCTCGATGTCCATTACTCCGGACGTTACCTCTTCCAATACATCGTCATCAAGCTGGCTTGCTTGGCCTAGTTGATAATCGAATATTCGGGGCAGGACATAGACCATAGAGACCTGGACTTGTGCCTCAACGGACCCAAACATCATACTTACGAAGTCTGCAAAGTCAGTCTCTTTTTGTTTGGCCTCTTCTTTCGGCTGCTCAACCTGTCTGGCTTTATAGTCAGCCTCTACCTGTTCGTCCTGTTCAACCTGTTTGGTTGTGTGATTGGTCTCTTGGCTTGGGGGCTGCTCTCCGGGAACCTCAAAGTCGCTCTCTTCGGTCTTGTAATCAGATACTTCGGATTCGGGGGCCGATTTCCCGTCCCCGGGGTCTTCAGCCTCTTGACGTAGTTGTGGGACCTTCGGGACTGGTTGATCCTTGGATACTGTCGCGTCCACTACCCTCGATGCCTTCTGCGAGCGCCTAATGGTCACCTGCCTTCGCTGCCATCTCCTTTTTTGGGGCCTGGTCATCTCAGCCCACCTTGGTTCAGCTGGAAATTTAGGATGGCGGGCAACGGTCCAGTCGTCCCACCTCACTGGTCTGGGTATAACCGCTCTCGGTCTGCTGGTGGTCAATGCGTGGTAACGACCACTAGCGTCTACTAGGTACGCTGGACCTGTTTGGTCATATGCCAGGCGTCGCCTAATAGATGCCCTTCCCAGACAGTCTTTGGCTGGTGGCCGTGACGCATGCCTTTCTTCACCTAGGTCGTAGTGGGTTCTGCTTGATTTTGCTTCCCGCGGCCAACTGTTGGCCTTGCCCCTCTGCTTTTCCTGGCACACCGGTGATGCTTCCATTTCGGACGGTCTATCCTCTCTTCGTGGTTACTCTTCGATCAGTCGCTTGCAATAAGTGCAAACACCCCCACTGGAAGGCCTGTAGCCCTTTGGATACCGGGTAGGCAGGTCCGTCGTTCCATTCTGTAAATGAACCGAACGGTTTTGACTGCACTGCCCTCTTTCCCTTGTTGATTTCTTGGTAGGCTTTCTCACATCCTATGGACGCCTCGTGTTGTCGAGGTTGTTTTCGGGCGACTTTGACTACTCCTgccattactctgtccgacCCAGGTACCCTTACAACTCCTCGGGAGGCCGATACAGCACGGGTATGGACCGCGCCGGTCCGAAAGGGTGCGTCTTGCGGGTTCAGGCTGTCCCTCTGGGCAATCTTTACCTGTGATGTGAATTCCGGCTTCTTCGACCCGGTGGAGGTAGCTGCGGTATGGCCTAGAGGTCTGGCCATTCTTGACAAATCAGCACTTATCATATTAACAGGAAAAGGGTTCTCGTCAACCAGCATCacccctttctctttctcggGAAATTTGATTCGCCCTTCTGTAATGGCTTTTTGCAAAGCATTCCGCAAAACAACACAGTTAATAGTCGTATGCATGCGAGTATAATGCCACTTACAATATTTTTGGTCTTTCAAATCAGTGTTGGTCGGCATCTGATGGCCCGGCGGCAGTTTGATCTGTTTATCCTTTAGGAGGTGATCGAAGATCAGTTCGGCCTTCAATATATCAAAGGCGTACTTGACCCCAGCGTCTAAAGTCCATTGAGGGGCCGGCCTCGCCTACTCGGGCTGCCGGTCAGTCGCGGCCTGCTTTGTCAAGCCCTTGCAAACGAAAGGTTTTCCTTCGGCTATTTCTGTCGTTTTGTGTTCGCTTGCCCTTAGGAGCGGGTAGCTGCCTGTAGTGGTATCCTTATAGCAGGTCCCGATGGAGGATGCTTTCCTTTGTTCGTCCTCTCTCAGTAGTGCCTCGTAGGCGCTACCTGGACCACCAATTGGCCAAGATCCATAAAGTTTTGGCCGGCGAATCGCTTTCTAAGCTCTAGGTGTAACCCGCCAAGAGCCATCTTTGCGTACTCGCTCTCATGTAAGATGGTTGGGCACTTATACTTGGCTAACTTAAAACGGTTGACAAATTTATCCACCGCTTCTCCTGGCTCTTGGCGCATTCGGGCCAGATCCCCAATGGTAGTCTCCGGTTCAGTCCTGTAGAACTGTGTGTGGAACAATTCCTCCATTTCCTGCCAACTTTGTACTGAGTTAGCTGGTAGGTGGAAATACCACGTAAAGGCCGAACCTGTCAATGAATTGGGGAAGAGCCTAAGCTTGATAGGGTCATTGATAGCGTCGTTTGCCCCTAGGTTTCCACAATGGACAATAAAACGGCAATGTGTTCGATAGTGGACATAGTCTTCATCGGAAAACTTAGTAAATTCCGGTATCTTCCAATTCCTCCCAAGACCGATATTGTCTAGGTAATCTGGGTAGGGCTTCCTGTAGATAGGCCGTGCGACCGGCTTGTAGGCAGGGTCTATGCTATTTTGTATCAAGCGAGTTAGCTCTTCATAGTCAAGTGCCATCCTGTTCCCTATGGGTGGTTTTGGGTTTGTGGCCAAGTTGGGTCCCGGCCCCCATGGGCCTGTCGTAGGCCATGTTACTCGTGGCTGATCAAGGATGTCCTCTGGCCTGGGGCCGTACCCCGTTCCCCTTCGGCTTGGGTTAGGACAAGGTGTcccagccagattttggctacGGTACCCTCCCAAGGGGATGgcatttgcccctgttgctaGGGGATTCGGACGGGTGCTTGCCCCTGGGGTAGACCGGGGTCGGTCCTGGGGCCCTGTGGTGCCGCTACAGGTCCAAAGGGGTGCATGGCCATTGGGGAAACCGTGTTAGTCGTTGGGCCGACAACGACCACTGGCCGATAGACTGGGTTTGCCCCTGGGAGGGCCATGTAGGCCGATATGGCCTGAGTCCCGTCCATGGTCATAGGATTGGTGGGCAAGAACACGGGACTCGCAGAAGTCCCAATCCCTGCCTGGTACAGTGGGTTCCCGTATGTCGTCTGTTGGTCACCTGGCACCGGAGCCTAGCTAGAACTCTCGACAAACATGGACTGCTGTCTGCGGCCTGTCCGGCCCGTGTCTAAATCGGGTCCAGTAGTCTGAGAGGCCGCTACCTCGGGGAGTATAAATCCCAGGGGTTGGACAAGCCCTGGAGGGGCGGTCTGTCTCTGAGTTATCAGGACCATGATGAGTTGGTCGAGACGAGTATCCTGACTGCTAATGAAGCGGTCAAAGCGAACCTACTGGTTTTCAGCTGCCTGGTTCTGCGTCTGGATCAGGTGGCGGATATCTTCTGCGACCGGCCTGATGGCGATAACTAGGTGTCTCATATCCGTAAACATAGGCTCGAGGGCGTTATGCATAACAGCTGCAAACTGATGTGATAACTCCTCGCTACTACCTGTGTCCTGGGAACCAGAACCTTCGGTCTCCTCGCCGTCTCTGGCTGCCAAAGGGTTAACCATGTCGTCTTTGATAGCCACTTCTTTCCTGTTGTAGTTAattgttgctttcttctttggtcccATTGTGATACCTAAGTCTATGAGTGTCCCAccgggcgtgccaaaatgtgttggtggtGAAAATGTCCAACACTCTCACAAAATGGCGTGGGGTAGAATAGGTGCAGggcatgccagaacctttgacgcAGGCTCAAATGGGCTGGGGTTTTGCCTATCTGACTCTCAACCAGGGAATTTAGGGTTCCCTCGTGCCTGAGTAACTCtaaggacctttgggttagactTTGAAGATATCGGTCTCAATGGGATTCTtaacaaaagcacaaaaatgacTAACAAGGACTTGTATGATGCACAAAGACAAACATTGAATATTGAATGACTGATTAAACAATGGAAGTAGACAAGCCAATATCAGATCATACCAAACTGCTGAGATGAATGAATCCCTGATCCTTCCTCCCAATAGTTGATCCATTGACCGCAACGTACACTTCCCAAAGGATAAAGACAAAAGCAAAAATAGAAAGCTAATAAGTAAATGCTAAAACAAAGATAAATGCCAAAAGTAGTGTGGAGTTGTGTATGTCCTTCTGCACGACAGCCCTTCGGCTTTTACAACAAATCCTAGCCCTTCTAGTAGTGACGGCCGCCTTCTCCCATAGTGGCCTTCGTGCCCTATCCCTCTACTCGCCACGTGGCCCACTGCTATGGTTTTCTCTGATCACGCCCCCTTGGCCCACGCTGTTGTGGATGTAGTGTCCCTTATCCCTTTCTCCTTGGGAATAGGGGACGTTACCCTGTTGGAGATATTCCCTCAACTAACTTTTGACATGGTCAACCTACATCATCCCACCTGATAACGTGTCCAGCCTAGAAACCCAGCGTGAAACGAGTCCCAACACAGTGACATACCTCTTATGACGTCAAAGGCTGTCAGTCAGTGTTTTACGTGCAAAGGGTACGAGCATATTAGTGCTCAGTGTCTCAACCATTTGGTAGCTTATATTGATAAGGATTCTTTTATACCTTATGTCCCAAAAGAGCAACTGAATCTTGAAACAATTATTTTGAAGGCAAAGCATGAGCCAAGTAAAGTCAATGGCAATGACAGCGATGAGGAGTGACACCCTTGTTATGTTCTTCATCCTGTTTTGACTACTCACAAGGTCACTGGGGATGAAGATTGGAGTCACAGCAATATGTTCCAAACCTACGTGAAGTGCAATGTCCAATTATGTAACACGGTGATCGATAGAGGTAGTTGCACAAATGTCATCTCTGAAGACCCTGTTTGTAAGTTTTCATTGCAGACAAAGACACATCCAAACCCCTACAAAGTTACATGGATGAAAAACATCAATCTCAAGATCACTGGTACGTGTTTGCTTACATACTTTATTGGTGAGTTCGTGGATACAGTACAATGTGGCGTCCTCCCTCTGAAAGTGTCACATTCTTCTTGGTCGACCATGGCTGTTTGATAAGAAGGCATAAGTGCATATTGTGGGTATGCAATACCTACTCTTTCCAGCACAGCAATAAAGAAATGAAGTTTCTTCCTGCTAAAGATCTCACCAACATTAAGCTCAAGGTCGCGGGATCTTTTTTCCTTAAACGTGTTATCTCAGATGATCACCTTGGTCCTTCTCCAAACTCAATGGAGTAGAGTTCATTTCAGAGGAGTAGAATTAATGCAGAACACTCAACTGGTTGGACAGATATGACCaggtttggaaacccaaacctaGACTCGAACCGAGTTTTTGTTCTAATAAGGATTGGTAGTAGTTATTTGGGTTTTAGTCTTTTACTTTATCATGTTTTGTTTTAAGATAGGAGATAGAGTCTGAGTCGGTTTGGGTTTTTCATTTCCGTTGGGAGTCTTAGTTTTACAACTTTAAATGCGGGTATTGCTTGTATccgatggacagatttgaaatAGAAAGTCGCTATTGAGTTTTACTTAAAGTGAGTGTGGTGTGATTCTCTTCCTCCCTGTGACTCTGAATTCTCAAatatctttcctcttctctcacTGGCCCTCCACCATGAAGCAAGGTCATATCcccctttccccctttcttctttatcAATCTtcactcttctttcttcttcttttctactGTTCTGTCAGATTCCAGCAACCCATCACTTTTTTTATTGTGTCCAACAGTAGGATCATCTATCTCTTCACTCTATCTATTTGTTACTCACTGTATATGCAGGTTTCAAGTCAGTATATATCCTACGGTTTCTGCTTTCTAACCTATTCTAACTGAAGGTTTGTTATATTGTTTCTGCCAATCCAGTCATTGGATATGGCTCAAACTTTGATCAGTTATTCACCTTCATAGGCTTTACCTACAACCAGAACTGGAGGTCCATCTGATCTCTGGCTTTTGAGTTATTCCTATTTCTTTTCAGTTTATAAATTTTGTCTCCCTTTAGTTTTTCTAATTCTGCTACCTACTGCTTCAGCAGATCCAACCTCTGCCTTTTGAGTTATTCCTATTTCTTTTCAGTTTATAAATTTTGTCTtcctttagtttctaattctgctACTTACGGCTCCAGCAGATCCAAGCCGTGGATCCGCTTGATTTTTAAAGGCCTgagcaaggttttaagtatcctacTGTATCCTTCGATACTAACCAATACATATCATATCTTTAAGGTACCGATGTGATACGTAatagtacatgtaagaaaccccatcctttatacataatcaattgaatgcacttgtctcgtcGTACCTAGTTCTCCTTTTTCATACATaatatatgggagaatgttctctgggccgcagcacaggctgcgcccaggaacatgggcctgccactcagaggggcagggtggtcattgcgccaacccccatgtgtctgggcgcagcctgcgctgcggcacagagaacagcgcccccataatatattttacatactacttatttaccaaaaatgaccataggagaagttgtgaggaaggacatgcatactctaggtcttgtaccaagtacgACCTCGGATAGagacaaggatccatgttgtagACCCCatctagctgagattctcctgactggctggacagtgcctctttcctcttactttaatATTTCACCTctcatttttatttcattttctatcTCCCATTTGttgttttactttttcttttctcatctcattttccattttttcttttttcttttgtttagaacgcagtttcttttctcatctcaaacctgtattttgcatatatcctaaCTATTTCAATAcatttcttgaccattttcaTACGTGTCTTTAGCGTATCTTGCATCTCTCCAATACAACACAATAtaatatgtctcttaaaatcaccatTCCGATTCAATACCCACTACTTTAAACCTTCGGCCTGAGTAACATTTTTAAAGGTCTAATCAACccttgtttcaactttcaaccccATCCAACCGTTAGATACTGAGATATCATagctttctattttctgtcctTTGGTTTCTTAACTTggattcttgtttttttgtctTGTGGGCATTGTGTTCTATTAACCCTATCTTACCTACCCTAGAACACATAAATAGCAAATGCAAGGATTCTATTACAAGAAGCCCAACATGTTTTAGAAGAAGAAGcgaggattttttttaaaaaatgagttgTTACTAGCATACACCCCAAAATGAACCAAGCTTATAAACCTCGATATGTTAAATCCTCAAGAGCTAAGAAAATAGTTTACCTCATAGCAATATGTCTTAACCTTTGGCGTACCAGACGTGGATTTAAGCTGCAATGTTTCAAGAAAGTTGTCCTCAATAAGCAAGTATGGGGCTGTAGtcaccaaaagaaaaacttCAGAAGAAACAGAACAGAGCTCAAgcatttttcttgtttcctccccaccccccctctcaACCTTCTCCCCGCAGGGAAATCCACAAACAAAAAATACTACATTAAAAGAAATTGTAATTGGACATAGTTTTACGAAAGACAAGTAGACAATCCATagacatatttttatttcagaTACTCATCTTACCAAAAGTCAATAGCAACTAACAAGTTAAGTTGTAATCCAGTTTCAAAAGTACCAAAGAAAATCTGAATGCTTTGTACCAAACttaattaaaatatataaaaaaaaaagagcagaaTCAGTCGAACCTCACAATTCAAATGGTTCGGAAACTGTGAATTGCCCATATGCTATGCAACCAGACACCAAGTTTTCATACATTGACTCGAAATAGCTTCAACAAAATATCAAAGGGAGTAAAAAAAACCGGTGACCAGATACAGGGATATGCTACGAGCCTACAAGTGCTAAAACCTGGCCTAAACTTACAATTTCTCAACTGCTGGATTTCATGAAGGACATCCGTGAGTAGTTTACCAGAGTTTTGAGAGAGCGAAATACTAAAGTAAAATGCCCTACACTTGTAACCGAAACAAACCTTTTCGGATAGGTAATTTCGATCTTCGTAACATCCTTAGTAATGGATTTCAACAAAATCTCAGAAGGTTTAACACCAGACAAAAGACGCAGTCCCAAACTACATAGAAACACAAATAATATCAGCAAAGTGGAATCTGTACCATGTCAAATTCGAAATAATAGACCCTAAAAGTTTTACCCATGtatcttattttttaaacttcCAACAGGAGCGCTCTCAAAACCCATCCAAGCTCGATTCATCTGAAAACGCAAACCAAATTCACATCAAACATTCAAACTACATACCCTTTTTTCCTGGCCGAGAACACAGGGTGAGGGATTAACCAACAAACTCTTAGTCAATGTAGAATCTAACCTTATCAGAGATAAAGTCTACAATGAGTTCGGCATTCTCATTCATTGGTTTCCCATTAGAGGAGATTTTCTTCCAAAGACCTCTAAGAGTGGGAGAAGCTTGAGCAGAATGGGATTCCGACTCGCTAGTAATAGCTGATGGATTAACTGATCTGCTAAAACACCAGTTTCTTCCTTTGATTGGAAAAACTATCAATCGAGCATTCATGATTGTAATAATACCACAGGAAGTGACACTGATCTCTAGTGTTGACGCCCTAATTAGTAGTTGAAGATGAAGcgacaaaataagaaaagacaCGAGCCTAGAAATTCATTCTTATGTGAACATTGCGAAGCGAAACCCCTTGAGTTCCACACCAAATCCCACAATTTTCAGAATACAGATCCGTACGGTTAAAGGCTCTAAAGTCTGAAGTAAAAGAGCAGTTGACTGGGTTTTGGTGGGCATGTGTGGGAGTCCGATTCCACTGCATGAACGGTTAGCAGTGGACCTTTTACGGGATAAAAGGGTATCTAAATTCTAAAAGGCAGGCTGGCGGACCTGGccctcctccagccgtggcgggaggtGGAGGGTCCAACGCCCGAACATCCCCCCCCCACGTGTGAGTGTCGGGTGGGGGATGGGAGTGTACACAAAGCATCAATAGGGTAtggatttccgcctttcatgggggtagtGTTGGGTAGTGTTGTTATTTCACGTCCATCTGTGACTACGCGTAGGAGCCACGCTACGCtatctttcagggtttttttttcccaattttgaAATTGGAAAGAGATCATTGCCTAGTCATATGGCCCTTGCATTAgcgtggggccaatgagagttgtaggggcatcaatatggatgggatatttttaattaattagggGGGTGGGGCGGTAATTTCATGTGCTCATGTGCCTAGGCTAGGAGCCACAcaaccaggtagcgttctttttccgtTTTGAAATAAAAGGGACAAGTGAGTCATTGACCATACGTGTAGCGTGCATCAGAACCACACTTGTATTTTGGAGGTTTATCATTTGGTGAAAGTTTTCCAATCCATTAAATCAAAGTCAGACCCTAATTGATAACAATTCCGCTCTCAATTCCTTGATTCCAAttggaattattttttttttttattttgttgtgtCTGAAAACCTTTACCCGGTTTGCTcgtggatgagcctgcaaaaaatcgagttagcacaagagagccggtgtgacTCCAATtgaggactctctgatgcctaagttaggtctccaaAATAGCAATAATTCAACTTAGTGAAAGTTGGATCTCTCGTTTAGTGCCCACacctgggtatttataaggCAGCTAGGGCGGTAAAGGAGAGTCCTCGTATGGCAAGAGTTCGGTTTTGGGTAGGAGTCTTTTGAGTGGAGTGATAGTAGGAGAATGACTCTACAtttggtaagagtccttatttgaGTGTGATAAGATTCTGTCGACAGATGACGGCTGGATCTGGCTAATTCAGCTAATCCCGAGAATGTAGGGATATGCTGACGTAGTCCCGTGATTTGTGCGGGTTATGGTTATCACTTCGTCCTATGACTCGACTCGATGTGTCCGATCGTTAAATCTCGGATGCCTCGCTGATCCCTGGGTATGACTGTGGCTGGTGTCGTGTGGTTGAGCCAGTAGAGCTCATCCTTGCCCCAAGTGTGAAGAACTCGGCCTGGTGTCCGAGCGTACAGGACTCGGCCTGGTGCCCGAGTGTAGAGGACCCGACCTAATGCCTGAGCGTGGAGGGTTCGGCCTAGTGTAAAGGGTCGACCTGGCTGTTGCACGGAGAGCTCAGTCAGGCTGCCGAGCTTGAAGAGCTTGCTTTGGCGATGCCTTGCGTCATCTGACCCTAGGGTCAGTTTTATCTCTGGGTCGTGTCATTCTTTGATGGATCTGCCAACCCTACAAGATCGGCGCCTGGTTTTGTCACAGACCGGGTTCTCCCACTTGGTCCTAGACCAGCCACGTGTCATTCTCTGATTGGTGGTCatttttatggctcatcatatTCCATATTTTTTAAAGCAAAATCACCACTTGGTAGActtttctaaaattgatttcGGATTAGATTTAAAACAGAATTAACGCTTGGTATGCAATTGATAGAATCACTAGTTTAAAAAGCCCATTTTCTAAGTTTCTAACCTAAgatgaatgaataaaaaatgcaAATAACCATTTTCCAATCTCTTCCAAACATTGTTATCTACTACACTCTTGTTGTGGGTTCTAATACAATCACtggttttcaaaatttaaattattaaattacAATAACTTCAAGTATGTCATATGTAACAAAATATGTCAAAAGAAAAACCGATATGCCTAGGAAGATTGTTAGGCTATAATAATGGTATAACAGAGTCCAATCAACTTGAACTTCATGGCGCATATGTCGGGTGACCACATGTTCATTCATACGTTGATACGAATCAACCCATCAGTCCACCTTCtgttacaccccaaaccactccTTGGGAaaattaggtaggtgacccgaattgcacggtagcaatccgccaaaccccaaggatccagaagctgttaataccattcacaaacacacacatccatcaTAATGAATAAGATAGAACTCAGAGTGCTATTGAAgctaatatttatattaaacatTTAACAAATATTTACATCATTGTTTTAgttcatactctctctctctctctctctaggcaTAACTTAGTAGTCCCAACTCTTCCAACCGAAGCTTTACAAAATATCAAAAGGGAAAAGGCAACCCGAGCCCCGAATAAAGCTATACACAAAAAGGAGATtggttagtagattcctatctatAACAAAAGAATCCCAAGGTCAGAAGAAAAGTCAGCTGCCCGCCCATCATGGGTCCTCATCAACTATCACAAAAAAGACTCGCACcagaggtatgacctccgtccagGTCCACACCAA containing:
- the LOC122646441 gene encoding uncharacterized protein LOC122646441 isoform X2 encodes the protein MNARLIVFPIKGRNWCFSRSVNPSAITSESESHSAQASPTLRGLWKKISSNGKPMNENAELIVDFISDKMNRAWMGFESAPVGSLKNKIHGLGLRLLSGVKPSEILLKSITKDVTKIEITYPKSPILAY
- the LOC122646441 gene encoding uncharacterized protein LOC122646441 isoform X1, which produces MNARLIVFPIKGRNWCFSRSVNPSAITSESESHSAQASPTLRGLWKKISSNGKPMNENAELIVDFISDKMNRAWMGFESAPVGSLKNKIHGLGLRLLSGVKPSEILLKSITKDVTKIEITYPKSLNPRLVRQRLRHIAMR